A genomic stretch from Shewanella woodyi ATCC 51908 includes:
- a CDS encoding YccT family protein, translating to MKHPLLTLALTGIIPLIFIAPAFAGNHLTLPKSAELLVVNGAEISKSSQVSLENGTNQIVFKYHTKYRSQGQDKRFSSEAIVLSFTAEDKALTLVLPSLRSSSQSDKFNLNPQVTIEDIQGDALPIQTGVLRKEGIQLGRNYSEEVLNYNQTDAPAALKELAPTSVVISIPPTSPQLELEVLKDKAPELKDQKNISRMLDFWYSQADETTRNSFKEKINRADTETH from the coding sequence ATGAAACACCCTCTTCTCACGCTCGCCCTTACTGGGATCATTCCTCTCATATTTATCGCTCCTGCATTCGCTGGCAATCACTTAACACTCCCCAAGTCCGCAGAACTATTAGTTGTTAATGGTGCTGAAATCTCAAAATCATCACAAGTTTCCCTTGAAAATGGTACCAATCAAATTGTGTTTAAATACCACACAAAATATAGATCCCAAGGACAAGATAAACGATTTAGCTCTGAAGCAATTGTCTTAAGTTTTACCGCAGAAGATAAAGCACTTACTTTAGTCTTACCCTCACTAAGATCTAGCAGTCAAAGTGATAAATTTAACCTAAACCCTCAAGTCACAATCGAAGACATTCAAGGGGATGCACTGCCTATTCAAACAGGAGTACTTCGTAAAGAGGGGATCCAGCTTGGACGAAACTATAGTGAAGAGGTGCTGAACTACAATCAAACAGATGCTCCTGCCGCCCTAAAGGAGTTAGCGCCCACCAGTGTCGTTATCTCAATCCCTCCTACGAGTCCTCAACTAGAATTAGAGGTCTTAAAAGATAAGGCTCCTGAGTTAAAAGATCAGAAAAATATCAGTAGAATGCTTGATTTTTGGTATAGCCAAGCAGATGAAACAACTCGTAATTCGTTTAAAGAAAAAATCAATAGAGCTGACACAGAAACACATTAA
- a CDS encoding patatin-like phospholipase family protein, with the protein MPSIPFNPIQSQNLSTYGNKQSLSLPLAQTALVAEGGGQRGIFTAGILDAWLENDFNPFQLLIGTSAGAQNLSSFITRQLGFAQTSISNLSRSPQFFNISRSLTGKNTVDLDWYFNQVGTLEQTDKIKQPHKLNTQCGVKKLAQRQLLISTTNISNYQANFFSPSQENWLTLLKASSALPFLYRKGVKLDDTYHVDGGLSAPLPVEEAYKRGARKIVVLRTLPKEYAAHTPWVNRLKSWICSSNQCPKAIDYFVHHEHAYWESLKFIESPPTGVEVIQIFPEQGLKSKILGSRESDLEQDYQLGKLAGTRFIEQHSQTLLTFPSSASLESYKQHRAETTRRYC; encoded by the coding sequence ATGCCATCCATACCATTTAATCCAATTCAGTCACAAAACCTATCCACTTATGGAAATAAGCAGTCACTTTCACTACCGTTAGCGCAAACAGCACTCGTTGCAGAGGGAGGTGGACAAAGAGGCATATTCACAGCTGGGATCTTGGATGCTTGGCTAGAAAATGATTTTAACCCTTTTCAACTGTTAATTGGCACCTCAGCTGGAGCACAAAACTTATCAAGCTTTATCACCCGTCAGCTCGGGTTTGCACAGACATCGATCTCAAACCTGTCACGATCTCCACAATTTTTTAATATTAGCCGCTCGTTAACGGGAAAGAACACGGTGGATCTAGATTGGTATTTCAATCAAGTTGGCACTCTAGAACAAACGGATAAGATCAAACAGCCACACAAGTTAAATACTCAATGCGGTGTAAAAAAATTAGCGCAGCGGCAGCTGCTTATCTCAACAACCAACATCTCCAATTATCAAGCGAACTTCTTCAGTCCTAGCCAAGAGAACTGGCTTACTCTACTGAAAGCCTCAAGTGCACTCCCCTTTCTCTACCGAAAAGGGGTCAAACTTGATGATACTTACCATGTTGACGGAGGACTATCTGCGCCGCTTCCCGTCGAGGAAGCTTATAAACGTGGGGCACGCAAGATAGTAGTCTTAAGAACTCTCCCTAAAGAGTACGCGGCGCACACTCCATGGGTAAACCGCCTAAAGTCATGGATATGCTCATCAAATCAATGCCCAAAGGCTATCGATTACTTTGTGCACCATGAGCACGCTTATTGGGAGTCATTAAAGTTTATCGAATCACCACCTACGGGAGTGGAAGTGATCCAGATATTTCCAGAACAAGGGTTAAAGAGCAAAATCTTGGGCAGTCGAGAGTCAGACCTAGAGCAAGACTACCAATTAGGAAAGCTCGCAGGTACAAGGTTTATAGAGCAGCACTCACAAACACTTTTAACCTTCCCCTCCTCAGCAAGCTTGGAAAGCTATAAACAACACAGAGCAGAGACAACAAGACGCTACTGCTAA